The following proteins come from a genomic window of Castor canadensis chromosome 17, mCasCan1.hap1v2, whole genome shotgun sequence:
- the Ldaf1 gene encoding lipid droplet assembly factor 1 isoform X1 codes for MAKEEPPSASKDLQELQRKLSLLIESFQNNAKVIAFLKSPVGQYLDRHPFLALTVLVFVILSAIPVGFFLLFVVLTFLAALVGVILLEGLVISVGGLSLLCILCALSCVALAMSGTIMVSYMLASSLFNYWFSPRPLI; via the exons ATGGCTAAAGAAGAGCCCCCAAGTGCCTCAAAGGACTTGCAGGAGCTGCAGAGGAAGTTGTCTTTGCTGATAGAGTCCTTCCAAAATAATGCAAAG GTGATTGCTTTTTTGAAGTCTCCAGTGGGTCAGTACCTGGACAGGCATCCTTTCCTGGCCCTCACTGTGCTGGTGTTTGTCATCCTGTCAGCGATCCCTGTTGGGTTCTTCCTGCTCTTCGTGGTGCTCACCTTCCTGGCTGCTCTTGTGGGAGTCATATTACTGGAAG GACTGGTTatctctgtgggtggcctctcgTTGCTCTGCATCCTCTGTGCCTTGAGCTGTGTAGCACTTGCCATGTCAGGGACGATCATGGTATCCTACATGTTGGCCTCCAGCCTCTTCAACTACTGGTTTTCTCCGAG ACCACTGATATAG
- the Ldaf1 gene encoding lipid droplet assembly factor 1 isoform X2, which produces MAKEEPPSASKDLQELQRKLSLLIESFQNNAKVIAFLKSPVGQYLDRHPFLALTVLVFVILSAIPVGFFLLFVVLTFLAALVGVILLEGLVISVGGLSLLCILCALSCVALAMSGTIMVSYMLASSLFNYWFSPRIC; this is translated from the exons ATGGCTAAAGAAGAGCCCCCAAGTGCCTCAAAGGACTTGCAGGAGCTGCAGAGGAAGTTGTCTTTGCTGATAGAGTCCTTCCAAAATAATGCAAAG GTGATTGCTTTTTTGAAGTCTCCAGTGGGTCAGTACCTGGACAGGCATCCTTTCCTGGCCCTCACTGTGCTGGTGTTTGTCATCCTGTCAGCGATCCCTGTTGGGTTCTTCCTGCTCTTCGTGGTGCTCACCTTCCTGGCTGCTCTTGTGGGAGTCATATTACTGGAAG GACTGGTTatctctgtgggtggcctctcgTTGCTCTGCATCCTCTGTGCCTTGAGCTGTGTAGCACTTGCCATGTCAGGGACGATCATGGTATCCTACATGTTGGCCTCCAGCCTCTTCAACTACTGGTTTTCTCCGAG GATCTGTTGA